The Candidatus Zymogenus saltonus nucleotide sequence TCGCGGAAGAGCTGAAGGCGCCGATAGGCTCCGTCTACCACAGGTTCCCCACAAAGGAGATACTCCTTGCCGAGCTCTGGCTCAGGAGTGTGGAATCCTTCCAGCACGGATTCTTGGAGGCGTTGGGCCGCCTCGACGGGCTTTCGGCGGCGCTCCACACCCCCCGATGGGTCAGGGAAAATCCGATCGAGGGCAAAGTCCTTTTGGTCCACAGGCGGGAGGAGCTGGTCTCCGGGGATTGGCCCGGGGAGGTCAGGGAAAAAGCGGCGCGCCTCTCCCGGGGGCTGGACGAGGGGATAAGGGATTATGCCCGGCGAACCTTCGGCGACGTTGCGGAGACGTCCATTTTGAAGACGACTTTCGCGCTGATCGACGTCCCCTATTCGGCGACAAAGAGGTATCTTGTGATGGGAAAGATCCCCCCGAAAATGTTAGACAAGATGATAGAAAAGACATTTTACGCCGTTATCGGAGGAAGAGATGAAGATCTATAACGTACACGAGCGAAATTTCAGCGCAGACCTCGAAAAGGTCGGCGCCCTGTTGAATACCCTGGCGGGAGAAGACGACCGACTCTGGCCGAGGGAAAATTGGCCCCCCATGGAGCTTGACGCCCCAGTCGGGGAGGGGGTGAGGGGTGGACACGGGCCGATAAGATATTTTGTGACCGAATACGTCCCCGGAAGGAGGGCTACCTTCGATTTCATCGACCAGGGCCTCTCCGAGGGGCTTAACGGACGCCACCTATTCGAGGTCGTTCCACGCCGGGGGTCGGTACTGCTTCGCCACATCGTTGACGCCGACTGCGACCTGAAGAAATGGCTTAAATGGCAGGTGTTCATCGGCCCCCTTCACGACGCCCTCATGGAGGACGCCCTTGACAACGCCGAGGTGGAGCTGAGCGAAAATCCTAAAAAGCGGTCGAGGTGGAGCCTCTGGGTCAGGTTCCTCCGCAGGATGTTGGCACGAAGGCGCCGGACCTCCTCATAGGCCGCATCGTTAATCTTGTTGTTTAGACGGTTACGGCAAGGGGGCCGAATAGATAATGAAGAGGCCCCCTTGCCTGTCAACGCAATGTATATACGGCGCATCTCACCACAGGCTGAAGGCGTCTCCTTAAACATCAAATAGCTCCAAATCCCTTCATATCCCGCATACTTTAATCAAAATCGGGCGGAGACCTCCCGAAAATCCGTTCCCCTAAAGACTTCCCATTTGGCGATAAGGGTGGTAAAATAATCTGCAAAGAGGATTAATTTACCAAAAAATCGCTAAACTTAAGAACCATATCGAAAAAAATCTGTCTTATCTCTAAAACCAACGAAGTGTGGGAGGTAAACATGAGAAGGATAATTCTGCTTTTTATCATCTCGACTTTTTCATTGTCGATATTGACGTTTTCACCGGTTCAGGCGTTTTCGGAGGAGGAGACGAAGCTTCCCGAGCTTCCGAACAGCTCCGTATCCGTGCCCTGGTCCGATTTCAAGGACCTGATCAAAAAGCTCCTCGTTCCGCCGGAGGAGCCGCCGGAGCCCCCCCTGCCCCCGATTGACTACTCGATATCCGAGTCGCACTACGCCGGCAGGTTGGAGGGGGAGAGCGCGGTCTTCGATGCGGAGTTTGCCGTCGACGTACTTGCCGAGAACAAGTGGATAGAGGTGCCGATACTCTCAAGCAGCCTTGCGGTCTCCGACGTTACCATGGACGGCAAGGGTGTGACGCTGAGGACGTCGGGGAGCTACTATTATCTGATCATGAACAAACCGGGAAGACACATTCTAAAGCTCACGTTTTACAAGCCGGTGGATAAGGGATCGGGGAAGGTGGGCGTCAACGTGCCGATACCGATGGCGCCCGTATCCACGCTGGAGTTTTCCGTGCCCAAGCCTGGGATGGATTTCACGATCGATCCAGCAAATTACAAGAGGACGACGGGTTTGGAGGGATCGACAAGGCTCGAAGCGGCGCTGCCGGTGACAAGCAGCGTCTCCATCTACTGGAGTCCCGCGGTCCCGGAGGAGATATCGGGAGAGCTCAGGGTCATGGCCAAGGTCAATACGCTGATCTCTGTGGGGGAGGGCTTTCTCGGCGGGGTATCGACCATCAACTACGAGATCCTCCACAAATCGATATCCACCTTCTCTTTTCTGGTGCCGAAGGATATTGATATTATTGACGTCAAGGCGGAGGGGATCAGGGACTGGGAGATAACCCCCGAAGGGGAAAAGGTGAAGGTGACCGTCAATATGAGCTTTGAGGTCAGCGGCGACTTCAGCCTGGCGGTAATCTACGAGAAAAACATGGGGGACACCACGGCCCAGGTGGATGTCCCGGAGATAGAGGTCCTCAATATTGTTAGGGAGCAGGGCTTTATGGCGGTTACAAAATCGACGGAGGTAGAGGTGGTCGAGCTAAAGGCCGAGAACCTAAGCCCCCTCGACGTTACGGAGCTCCCCGGGGAGCTGATCTCCGCCACCGAAAACTCGATCCTCTACTCATATAAATACCTGAAACACCCGTTCGGCCTGAGGCTCGACGTCACGAAGAACGAGGACGAGGAGGTTGATACCTGCGTCATCATAAAGGAAGAGCTGACTTCCCTTCTTACCGTCAGGGGGGACCTGGTCACCAGGGCGCGCTTTACCGTGAGGAACACGACCGAGCAGTTCCTGAAGCTCAAGATAGATGAGATGTTTGCAGAGGAGCCTGCGGGGGAGGATACTGCGGATGAAGGATCGGTCGGGGAAGATATGGGAGAGGGAACAACCAAGGTGTGGAGCGCCTTCGTCTCCGATAAGCCGGTAAAGCTTACGAGGGACAGATACGGCAGGGTTTTGATCCCGCTGGACAGGTCGGTCAAGACGGACGGCGGGATGACCTCTTTCGTCGTGGAGATGACCTACAGCACAGAGACGAAGCCGTTCAACAGGATAACGGGCTGGAGGACGTTTTACGCGCCTAAGACCGACTACAGGGTGGGAGAGATGACCTGGACACTATATCTCCCGAAGAAATACGTTTACAGAAACCTCGGGAAGGATATGGAGCTGATATCGGCTCCTGTGATTTTTCCCGTATCCAAGCCGGGCTACGACGACACGGGGGATATGGGAATCTCAACGGGTGAGGGATTTGTGGCCGAAGAAGAGATGTCGATGGAAAAGAAGGAGTATGCCCCCGCCCCGTCGGGGGGGCTCCGGAGCCAGACCGAGATGAACGTAATCAGAGACAGTATCGACACCATAGGGGGCAAATCGGGAAGGAAGCGGGGGGTCCTGCCGGTAAGGGTCGATATCCCATTTTCCGGTTATAAGTTGGACTACAATAAGACGATCGTAAAGAAGGGGGAGGAGTCCATCGTCAAGTTCAGGTTCCAGGGAATGGACGTTAAGAGATGGATCTCCTATATTGAGATACTGGCGTGGGCCACTTTTTTCGCCACCCTGCTGTTCGCCGTCAGGTCTGCGAGAAAGAGGAAGAGGCTCTACATAAATAAGGATAAGTCGATAGCCGTCGCCGTTTCCTTGGGGGTAATAATCCTCTTACACCTTTTTTTCATCCTCGATTTCCACGCGCTCAAGTGGGGTCTGTTTTGGGGGCTGGTTGTCGGGCTTCTCTACTATCTGAACGATATCAGGCACGAGGTCAAAAAGAGGCTGGCCGAAATCAGGAAAGACAAAGCAGAGGGCAAGGATGAAAAGTCCGAGAAGGATGAGTCGAAGAAGAGGCGGACGAAGAAAGATGAAGAATAGGGCTGTAAAGGCGATAGGCCGTTCGGCGGTCTTGCGTTCGGCGGTTTTGATATCTTTCTTCCTTATCCTGTCGCTGGCACTGTTTCCCCTTGCCGGCTCGGCGGTCGCCGCCGGGGAAAAGGGGAAGGCGCCCGATATGCCCAACACCGACATCACCATACCGTGGGATGAGTTCAAGGCGCTGATAGAGAAGTTCTTCGAGGAGGAACCGACCCCGCCCACGCCTCCTCCGGTCGAGCTGTCCGTCAAGGAGGCAAAATACACGGCCGATCTCTCGCCAGATCTTATCACCGTAAACGCCGACCTTGACGTTATCACCTTCGGTGAGGGTTGGCGGGAGCTTCGGGTCATCGGGGACGGGGCCTCCCTCGTCTCGCTTACGGTGGACGGGAAATACGCCCCCACGAAGACGAAGGGCGATTCGGTCTACGTCTATCTGAAGGGGAACGGGGCGGAATCCAAAAGGTACAATGTGGGGGCGCGCTTTTATGTCTTTGCACCGAAGACGCCGGGCCCACACAGTGTAACTTTTTCGGTTCCAGAAGCGGCCGTGGGCACGATAGCGATGGGCTACGACCGCAAGTTAGAGAACGTAGGCATAAACGGGATCGTCACATCGAGGTCGGCTGGAAGGGTAAACGGCGTCTTGAGGGGTGAAGGGGCGATAAAGATAGACTACACCGTGTCAGCGCCGACGGAGGAGAGAGAGGCGGTCAGGAAGAGTAAACCCGAAGAATCTATAGTCCTCTCCGAGGTGATGACGGTGATGGACGTCGAGGAGGAGGCGCTCTTTGTCGACGCCGTCGTTGACTTCGAGGTTCGGGGCGCCCCGACCACCTCATTTGAGATAGGGTTCCCCGATTATCTGGAGCTGATCGACGTCACGGGCGAGGGGGTCTCGGGATGGGAGCTCAACGAGAAGAAGAACGGTCTGAAGGTAAGGATCGGCTACGAGGTCGTCGGAAACTACTCGCTGACGCTCTCCTTCGAGAAAGATTTTCCCGAGGGCACAAAAGAGATCGAGTTTCCGAAGATCGTGCCCTTAAGCGTCAAGCGGGACGCGGGCTACCTTGCCGTGGTATCGGGCGGCGGCTTTGAGATATCGGAGGGAAAGTATGCGAAGATCGCCCCCCAGGATCCCTCGGAGCTTCCAAGCAAGCTCTTGAACCTGAAGGGGCTTTCGCCGGTGCTGTCCTACAGGTACACCAACCCCAACTGGCTGCTGGCGCTTAATGTGGAGAAGGGGGAGCTTCTCCCGGTCCTCTCAGCCAACGCCGATTCGGCGAACGGCGTGGGCGTTGTCACGGCGGACGGAAAAATGGTGTTGAGGACCCACTTCTATATCCGAAACAGGAACCTACAGTACCTTAAGATCACGATTCCGGAAGGAGGGGAGTTCTGGTCGGCGAGGTTAAAGGGAAGGCCGCTCAAGGTATCCGTAGACAGCGAAAAGAAGATACTCGTTCCCCTTCCCCTGACGGTTGAGAGAAATGCCGAGCCATTTTTGGTGGAGACGGTCATCTTCGTCCCCGTGGACGAGTCGGACACCCTGGGAAGGATATTAATCGAGCTTCCCACGCTCAACATCCCCGTCTCGGAGATGATGCTGACCCTCTACCTCCCGGAAAGAAACGATTACGTTCTCTTCGGCGGCGATATGGAGGAGATCGAGTACTTTGAGAGGATCCTTGAAGAAAAGGACACCTCCTCGGCATTTTACCAGAAGAACATCAAGCTTAGGAGGGACGTCTACGAGAGGCAACAGATGCTGGAGGACGTGATCAACAAGGATGAGTCGATCGCCCCCGATTCGTCGACTGGCGAAGACGTTTCGTCCCAGTTTCAGATACCCTTAAGGGGGGAGATCCACCGCTTCGTGAAACTCATCGTGATCTCGGAGAAGAGCCACGTCACGGCGAATTATGTGAACGGTCGCCTCATGGGAGGGATAAAGCTGGCAGTCTTTTTAGCCCTCGCCATCGCGCTTTTTATCGGGGGAAGGAGGTTTGTCAGGGAGATGGGCATCAGGCTTAAAAAGAGCTGATATTCTGAGACGTTAAAATATTCCCTCCTCAAATACGGATCGAATCGGCAAGATATTTAATGGGGGGGTAACGTCTCATTTAAAATTGACTATTGCAGCAATGAAGGGGGGTTTATCTTAGGAGGGAACGGGGACAGCCACAAATCTCAAAAATGCGAAGCGGGCGGAGGCTTGAAACGGCTGACGCCCGTTGTGTTTTTCAGTTGATACAGTTCCGGTTTTTTAAGCCGACCGGGTATTGAAAAAATCGGGAGTATAGCTAAGCGACTGAATGATTTAAGACACCTTTTGATATTTAATTGGGGGATGATGGTTTAAGAAAGGATGGTGGCCTTTTGCTGGGCTGGGACTCTCAACGCAGATCGAGGCTTTCCCAACCCTCGCCTCATTTTTCGCCGGGCCCCCCTTCCCGCCCCCGGCATAATATTCGCCTGCTCTCCTTGAGAAATGGCCCCTAATATAAACTGAGACCCCCCCTCTTTCAATAAAACAACCGACAGCCCAAAAACGGGGGATCAGATAACATGGCCAGACCTGCCCACATGGCCCGACCTTCAGGGACTCACTCCGCCGCCGTCACGCACCTAAACCCGACGTTTCCAAAGCGCGCCTTCAGGTTGGCCGGATGGGCAAGGGAGACCCCGATTTCATCCTCGCCTGTAAGGTAGCTTCCTCCCATCAATGTTTTCAGGGGGTTGGTCAAAAAGGAGAGGGAGTTTATAAAGGGGACGAAGGAGAGAAAACCTGTCTTGCTTTCGTCTATTGTCCACTCCCAGGCGTTTCCGACAACGTCGTAGAGGCCGAACTCGTTGGGGGGGTAGCTCCCCACGGATCTTATCTCCCCCTTTTCTTTTGTGTGGAGCTTTTCGTTGGTGCGGTAGTTGGCCTTTTCGGGATCGATCTCGTCTCCCCAGGGGAATCTTGCAGTGCTATTGCCCCTTGCGGCGGCCTCCCACTGCTTCATGGTGGGGAGGGACTTCCCCTCCCATTTTGCGTAGGCCATCGCCCCCTCCCAGGAGACGGTGACTACCGGGTGGTTTTCGTAGCCCTCGACGACGGAAAAGACGCCCTCCCCGCTGCCTTCGGCACTATTCTTTGTGATCTTGAACTCGGAGCCCTTGTCCGTATTCACCCAGAGGAGCCAGCCTTCCTTTACCTCCGGATATACGGCGTTCAGGAAGCGGGCGAATTTCTCATTCGTCACCTCGAAGGTGTCGATGTAGAAGGGATCGAGCTCGACGATCTTCTCTTTATCGGGATCGCCGCAGCTCATTGTGTAGCTCCCGCCGGGGATCAGCGCCATTGATTCGGCGTCAGGCGCAGGGGCGGCCGTGTCTTGAAAGGCGAAGGAGTATGAGAAAAGAAGAAGCGGTAAAAATATAAGGCCGAAAATTTTTATATATCTCTCCATGGATTCCCTCCTGAAATTCGATATTATATATATACAGGTTCCTTTCGGATTTTACAAGCTTTTTCATTTTTTTGTTGACTTATTTACAATCCACCATAAAATCGATGCTATGAAGGTTCAGGTCTTGGGATCGGGGACGATCGTCCCCTCGGCTTTCCGGTCGGCGGCCGCCTATGCGGTGACGATAGGAGAACGAACGATTCTTCTCGACATGGGGCCGGGGCTCTTGAGGAGGATGGCCGAGGCGGGGATAGAGATCAACGGTGTGGACATGGTCTTTTTAAGCCACTTCCACCCGGATCATATCGGCGACTTCGTCCCTTTCGTATTCGCATCGAAATACCAGATCGGCCCGGCGAGGGAGAAAGACCTCACGATCCTGGCGGGCGTCGGGTTCGGCGAATTATACAACGGGCTGGTCGAGGTGTACGGGAAGTGGATTATTCCGGAGAGCTATGAGATACATATAGAGGAGATGGGGGTGGAGGTAAGGGAGTTCGACCGTTTTTCCGTATCGACGACGAGGACGAACCACAATCCTGAAAGCATAGCGGTGAGGATTGATTCGGAGGGGCGGTCCCTCGTCTACACCGGAGACACCGACCTGTCCGAGAGCCTGATAGAGATCTCCGAGGGGGCGGATCTCCTTATCATCGAAACCTCCTTCCCGGACGGCATGAAGGTGCCGGGGCACCTGACGCCCGGCGAGGCGGCCGGGATCGCGGCCAGGGCGAAAGTGAAGAGGGTCATGCCGACCCATTTCTACCCGCCGATGGAGGATGTTGATTTGGCAGGCGCCTTCGGCGGGAGCTTTGAAGGGGAGGTGATCAGGCCCCGAGACCTGATGGTCATAGACATCTGACCTTTATATACTAAGTTTTTAAAACCGATGAAATATCGATTTTGCATATTAAATATCCCGGATTTTCCCTTTGGAGCTGCGATTCTCCCCCTTTTTCCACCTTTTCGTCTAAATAGCTTGTCAAGACCTTACTAATTGATATAATAGATACTTTAAATATTGGATAATGTTGTTTAAGCACCGGTTTTTCCAAGGTTAAAGAGGGGGTCTTTAAGTGCTTTTCCTGACGCTTCTCGTCCTTTCCATAGCGCCCGGGATATCGATACTCTGGTACGTCTACAACAAGGACAAGTACGAGAAGGAACCTAAAAAGCTTGTCGTTAAGACATTCATTTTGGGCGCCTGTTTTACCATACCGGCGGGGCTTCTGGAGGTTGCAATCCAGTCGATTACCGGGATAAGGATGGAGGGGAGTCTCGTACAGGGATTTATAGGGGCCTTCTTCTTCGTGGCTCCCATAGAGGAGTACGCCAAATACCTCGCGATAAGGATAAAGGCGTTTAGGTCAAGCGAGATGAACGAGGTTATGGACGGGATAGTCTACGGGGTCGCGGCGGCTATGGGATTTGCGACCCTGGAGAATATCGCATACGTGTTTCAGCACGGGATCGGAACGGGGGTGATGAGAGCCTTTCTCTCTGTTCCGGGCCACGGGATAGAGGGGGCCATCATCGGCTATTACCTCGGTCTGGGGAAGTTCAACCCAAAATCACTGAGAAGAAATACTCTAACCGGCCTGACAATCGCCATTTTCTTCCACGGGACGTTCGACTTCTTCGCATTTTCCGGGTCCGCCCTGGCGATATTTATAATCCCCCTTATCTTCTTCATGTACCTGTCGTTCAGAAAGAGGGTCCGTCTCGCCCTGAAGAATTCCCGATTCAGGGACGGCAGGGACACGGAGGAGTTCCCGACGAAGGTGATAAAGATGACCACAAAGGGCGTTGTCAAGATTATTTTCGGGATCTTTTTTATATCATTTTCGGCTCTCATCCTGATCGGCTCCATCGCCGCCGCATCCGAGGGGGATTGGGACGCGGCGGAGTACGGCTTTTCGATATTCTTTACCGTTATCCCCACCGTGGTCGGGACTTTGCTTATTTTTTCCTCGAGGAAGGACAGGGTGGAGGCTTGAGCCGCGGCCGGGGGTCTTTTAAGCTTTTAGCGCTCCGAACCATTCTGAGATTGTTAAAGAGAAGCGGTTTTTTACAATATAGATTTGTATCATATGAAAAATTTTA carries:
- a CDS encoding MBL fold metallo-hydrolase, which produces MKVQVLGSGTIVPSAFRSAAAYAVTIGERTILLDMGPGLLRRMAEAGIEINGVDMVFLSHFHPDHIGDFVPFVFASKYQIGPAREKDLTILAGVGFGELYNGLVEVYGKWIIPESYEIHIEEMGVEVREFDRFSVSTTRTNHNPESIAVRIDSEGRSLVYTGDTDLSESLIEISEGADLLIIETSFPDGMKVPGHLTPGEAAGIAARAKVKRVMPTHFYPPMEDVDLAGAFGGSFEGEVIRPRDLMVIDI
- a CDS encoding PrsW family intramembrane metalloprotease encodes the protein MLFLTLLVLSIAPGISILWYVYNKDKYEKEPKKLVVKTFILGACFTIPAGLLEVAIQSITGIRMEGSLVQGFIGAFFFVAPIEEYAKYLAIRIKAFRSSEMNEVMDGIVYGVAAAMGFATLENIAYVFQHGIGTGVMRAFLSVPGHGIEGAIIGYYLGLGKFNPKSLRRNTLTGLTIAIFFHGTFDFFAFSGSALAIFIIPLIFFMYLSFRKRVRLALKNSRFRDGRDTEEFPTKVIKMTTKGVVKIIFGIFFISFSALILIGSIAAASEGDWDAAEYGFSIFFTVIPTVVGTLLIFSSRKDRVEA
- a CDS encoding SRPBCC family protein, whose translation is MKIYNVHERNFSADLEKVGALLNTLAGEDDRLWPRENWPPMELDAPVGEGVRGGHGPIRYFVTEYVPGRRATFDFIDQGLSEGLNGRHLFEVVPRRGSVLLRHIVDADCDLKKWLKWQVFIGPLHDALMEDALDNAEVELSENPKKRSRWSLWVRFLRRMLARRRRTSS
- a CDS encoding helix-turn-helix transcriptional regulator, which codes for MGRKAKFGGTDFLDAALKLVAEGGVGAATVSAIAEELKAPIGSVYHRFPTKEILLAELWLRSVESFQHGFLEALGRLDGLSAALHTPRWVRENPIEGKVLLVHRREELVSGDWPGEVREKAARLSRGLDEGIRDYARRTFGDVAETSILKTTFALIDVPYSATKRYLVMGKIPPKMLDKMIEKTFYAVIGGRDEDL
- a CDS encoding SUMF1/EgtB/PvdO family nonheme iron enzyme; amino-acid sequence: MERYIKIFGLIFLPLLLFSYSFAFQDTAAPAPDAESMALIPGGSYTMSCGDPDKEKIVELDPFYIDTFEVTNEKFARFLNAVYPEVKEGWLLWVNTDKGSEFKITKNSAEGSGEGVFSVVEGYENHPVVTVSWEGAMAYAKWEGKSLPTMKQWEAAARGNSTARFPWGDEIDPEKANYRTNEKLHTKEKGEIRSVGSYPPNEFGLYDVVGNAWEWTIDESKTGFLSFVPFINSLSFLTNPLKTLMGGSYLTGEDEIGVSLAHPANLKARFGNVGFRCVTAAE